From one Butyricimonas faecihominis genomic stretch:
- a CDS encoding DUF1566 domain-containing protein: MKKKLYINACRLFSLLTIVTLFVACDAHRDFPDTAMKPCHILCTDGKVLSVSDFKQSEKQPIAVVFHVNHDEAIEGNGYAVYLWDLAPEAFADSIGVNQRTSADITALDGNENTFAIYDTRETTSPMAEAVFALWRYGQSSYIPSVAQMRMLYNAKSQINPIIRMCGGDELPDAADDCWYWTSTEVAGQEKAKAWLYSMGSGSMQETPKTQAHKVRAIITLNK; the protein is encoded by the coding sequence ATGAAAAAGAAATTATACATAAACGCTTGCAGGCTATTCAGCCTGTTAACCATCGTCACGTTATTCGTAGCCTGTGACGCACACCGGGATTTCCCGGACACGGCAATGAAACCCTGTCATATCCTGTGTACGGACGGCAAAGTGTTGTCGGTATCAGACTTCAAGCAATCCGAAAAACAGCCTATTGCCGTGGTGTTCCATGTCAATCACGACGAAGCTATTGAAGGCAACGGCTATGCGGTTTACCTGTGGGACTTGGCACCGGAGGCTTTTGCAGATAGCATAGGTGTAAACCAACGCACATCTGCTGACATCACGGCACTGGACGGCAACGAGAACACCTTTGCAATCTACGACACCAGAGAAACCACCTCGCCTATGGCAGAAGCGGTCTTCGCCCTGTGGCGGTACGGACAGTCGTCCTATATCCCATCAGTGGCGCAGATGCGGATGCTCTATAATGCCAAGAGCCAGATAAACCCCATCATCAGGATGTGCGGTGGCGACGAGCTGCCCGATGCTGCCGATGACTGCTGGTACTGGACGAGTACGGAAGTGGCCGGGCAGGAAAAGGCGAAAGCGTGGCTCTATTCCATGGGAAGCGGCTCGATGCAGGAAACACCCAAGACACAGGCACACAAGGTACGTGCAATCATTACACTAAACAAATAA
- the ltrA gene encoding group II intron reverse transcriptase/maturase, whose product MNENRNIKCAPSDRNQSWTSIDWNKAEETVKKLQARIVKAQKEGKYGKVKALQWTLTHSFYAKALAVKRVTSNSGSKTSGVDKTLWTTPERKYRAIATLKRRGYKPQPLKRVNIKKSNGKLRPLGIPTMTDRAMQALYLMALDPVAETISDKYSFGFRKNRCCADAMIRCHTLLSRSYSPEWVLEGDIKGCFDHISHDWLLNNVPMDKEILRKWLKCGFVFKGEVFPTEEGTPQGGIISPTLANIALNGIEKALSGFKQTTRNGVAYNPKVSLIRYADDFIITGASKEILENEVKPILVEFFQERGLELSEEKTVITHVSEGFDFLGFNVRKYNGTLLTKPSKKSVKKLTEKVKVLLKSHRAVKQEEILMMLNPILTGWSMYYRYCAASETFRKTDQKIFNMIWRWCLRRHSNKSLGWIKNRYFHRVNNRDWCFGIAKDSPKGNTHILLTRLFDTKITKYPQIKGDANPYDAEWYDYFLDRNLIRMKESLKGRKSLIFMWERQNQCCPLCGEPITKDTPWRTVMLNVDGISKLHLAHETCCKSLNKKGGLS is encoded by the coding sequence ATGAACGAAAATAGAAATATTAAGTGTGCGCCTTCTGACCGAAACCAAAGTTGGACCAGTATAGACTGGAACAAGGCGGAGGAAACGGTCAAGAAGCTTCAAGCGCGTATTGTAAAAGCTCAGAAAGAAGGTAAGTATGGTAAAGTGAAAGCTTTGCAATGGACACTTACCCACTCGTTTTATGCCAAGGCATTGGCAGTTAAACGAGTGACCTCTAACAGTGGCTCAAAAACTTCGGGGGTGGACAAAACATTATGGACAACACCTGAAAGAAAATACAGAGCCATTGCTACACTTAAGAGAAGAGGCTACAAACCTCAACCGTTAAAGAGAGTCAATATCAAAAAGAGTAATGGTAAACTTCGCCCTTTGGGCATTCCTACAATGACAGACCGCGCAATGCAGGCATTGTACCTAATGGCACTTGACCCTGTAGCAGAAACCATTTCGGACAAATATTCATTTGGATTCAGAAAGAATCGCTGTTGTGCAGATGCCATGATTCGTTGTCATACCCTCTTATCTCGTTCTTACTCACCCGAGTGGGTTTTAGAGGGAGATATAAAGGGATGCTTTGACCACATCAGCCATGATTGGCTTCTAAACAATGTCCCTATGGATAAAGAAATACTCCGTAAGTGGTTGAAATGCGGATTTGTCTTCAAAGGAGAGGTTTTCCCAACGGAAGAAGGTACACCACAAGGTGGAATCATATCGCCAACTCTTGCTAACATCGCTCTGAACGGTATCGAAAAGGCTCTTTCGGGATTCAAGCAAACAACCCGTAATGGTGTTGCATATAATCCCAAAGTGAGTTTAATACGATATGCCGATGATTTTATCATTACAGGTGCATCTAAAGAAATCTTGGAAAACGAGGTAAAACCTATTCTAGTCGAATTCTTCCAAGAAAGAGGGCTGGAACTGTCAGAAGAAAAAACAGTTATAACCCATGTTTCGGAAGGTTTTGATTTTCTCGGATTCAATGTTCGCAAATATAATGGTACACTACTGACAAAACCGTCAAAGAAAAGTGTAAAGAAACTCACCGAAAAGGTGAAGGTTCTATTGAAATCGCACAGAGCAGTAAAACAAGAGGAAATACTTATGATGCTGAATCCAATATTGACGGGATGGTCAATGTACTATCGGTATTGCGCAGCCTCAGAAACTTTTAGGAAAACCGACCAAAAGATATTCAATATGATTTGGAGATGGTGTCTCAGACGCCATTCAAACAAATCTCTTGGATGGATTAAAAATCGGTATTTTCATCGTGTGAATAATCGTGATTGGTGTTTTGGTATCGCAAAAGACAGTCCTAAGGGAAATACACATATCCTTCTAACTCGTCTGTTTGATACCAAGATTACAAAATATCCCCAAATAAAAGGGGATGCAAATCCGTATGATGCGGAATGGTATGATTACTTCCTTGACAGAAATCTTATTCGTATGAAAGAAAGTTTGAAAGGAAGGAAATCCCTCATATTCATGTGGGAAAGACAGAACCAATGCTGTCCATTATGTGGAGAACCCATAACCAAAGACACACCGTGGCGCACGGTGATGCTGAACGTGGATGGTATATCCAAACTGCATCTTGCACATGAAACATGTTGTAAATCTCTTAACAAGAAAGGAGGACTTTCATGA
- a CDS encoding NACHT domain-containing protein translates to MESEKILNYITPQIVKYQNIDDLLENNRQRTFFDVTENLSVDKLLEESFVCVVGEPGIGKSRLVEEIKKRVSENLYHCTASELKHKVLSTETDYCIIDALDEVDGNSFYDILQTIKQYKEAYRDVKIIFTCRKHYVASYAKHFSNCRNLRFVEICRLNEGEVMNVVKSKCSETTIEHISKSPKLRTLITIPRYLTFLLEWNKKEGSGVNIGELFEYIIARSIQAAVKARKDIEYNENNKILVQRTLEKVAFVMEISRRDQISKDDLYTILDGIKGNMTQMLIANFDLLFFESRILKDTNDMLCFENTELQEYLAAKELCRQDNIESVLYDVAVQKDLKHIYPNWYDVIPHISYSNDRIQTFINVFRLIVSYESNLDNESFENLLKYVDSSVLSLQQKEDLFSIIFEHYQRIPVYIMWRGSISELLHECYTVNCDAQMLLPFDYLNKIQLSNIYVVLDTLVENSNLSKCVSDHWINAANGLMATNDEEKQLAALDLYNALKCKDELIQLSKSYSGFTQELKEKYCEVTGYSKMTEIDVVDCWLNDCYVGNPYAINAVLCIEDLSTIVYAYNNIIENGKLYEFFNKKGTLVVCYELYLNRQFDIVWKGDTDSKQLITRIIAGLISNHTYITYSDMYEIIRRILLEKKTGALFIASFDRTWDLEDLFRRFDAEFVDLELISSMDILLSEKEIETWYIDNILTTLINKIRNDADKRTSIAKYIARYADTFEHWDKESQKLEDGKVNSQNQQLIEAYRNILDPNVSKYYKYEAAYELSKNIEFVQKQDCNPLIDIVKVFFEELDLDKMTLERETQNSFTLSMSLPKIPVFVKFLYYLGAKDLLSSYRIILAKTLPNVCFTRNYDVKDVKNIYKSVIGSISDEEKKQLVEWWKSREDDFMNVSSDDICACITDYGIEALSYKLEEYIEQYKVNQNLDYSIAASKALDVISDYSYWGIDKYRDLFDSLKDDGITSIKMKCNAVMIEKFKDTDAIKWRIEYFREHIIKTFHNDTGHARAISYEESEIISPNPHMFRCFMSIKDNETLANQMSDLFDFGLTLCENTDTLEYARYLLNQIYLFFVNLNNVDYISTLRKKIEAHNAKSVSYLATSIMNNAEMLFLVNEKITIGRAIKQYNKCIEESYLNIRNDGDLRRYFTEIHSEVQKEIQDQGIYTLVRPDALSEDFIQRELKNTIINKCCQMGLEAVRVDREVALQDNKRTNILIRYGLCNPIMVELKLLHNKEIQEEKKRREYRNKFIQYTNATGTCLSVFWVFDVHRESSKRSEFEKLRLEYKDLPHTSVLLTDCKCSSGVETGLPKQNTKVKKNKKSKK, encoded by the coding sequence ATGGAATCCGAAAAGATATTGAACTATATTACGCCACAGATTGTAAAATATCAAAATATTGATGACCTGTTAGAGAATAATAGGCAGCGCACATTTTTTGATGTGACAGAGAATTTGTCTGTTGACAAACTGCTTGAAGAAAGCTTCGTTTGTGTTGTGGGAGAACCAGGCATAGGTAAAAGTAGACTCGTTGAAGAAATAAAGAAACGTGTTTCTGAAAATTTGTACCATTGTACCGCATCTGAGTTGAAGCACAAGGTTCTTTCAACGGAAACAGACTATTGCATTATAGACGCTTTGGATGAAGTTGATGGAAACTCATTCTATGATATACTACAAACGATAAAGCAATATAAAGAAGCGTATCGTGATGTTAAGATAATATTCACTTGTAGAAAGCATTATGTGGCATCTTATGCAAAGCATTTTTCCAATTGTAGGAATTTGCGATTTGTAGAAATATGTAGGTTGAATGAGGGAGAGGTAATGAATGTGGTTAAAAGCAAGTGCTCTGAGACAACAATAGAGCACATAAGTAAAAGCCCGAAATTAAGAACACTTATAACTATCCCAAGATATTTGACCTTTTTATTGGAATGGAACAAAAAAGAAGGTAGTGGTGTGAATATCGGAGAGCTTTTTGAGTACATAATTGCTCGTTCAATACAGGCAGCAGTAAAAGCTCGGAAAGACATTGAATATAATGAAAATAATAAGATATTGGTGCAGAGAACATTGGAGAAAGTGGCTTTCGTTATGGAGATAAGTCGAAGAGACCAAATCTCAAAAGATGACCTATATACGATTTTAGATGGTATAAAAGGCAATATGACGCAGATGCTCATTGCCAATTTTGATTTACTGTTCTTTGAGAGTCGAATATTGAAAGATACAAATGATATGCTATGTTTTGAAAATACTGAGTTACAAGAATATCTTGCAGCAAAGGAGTTGTGTAGACAGGACAATATAGAGAGTGTACTTTATGATGTTGCTGTACAGAAAGATTTGAAACATATCTATCCCAACTGGTATGATGTTATTCCTCATATCTCATATTCAAATGATAGAATCCAGACTTTTATTAATGTGTTTAGACTTATTGTATCATACGAATCAAATCTTGATAATGAATCATTTGAAAATCTATTGAAATACGTTGATTCATCTGTACTTTCACTTCAGCAGAAAGAAGATTTATTTTCAATAATTTTTGAACACTACCAACGAATACCTGTATATATTATGTGGAGAGGTTCGATTTCTGAATTATTGCATGAGTGTTATACGGTAAATTGTGATGCTCAGATGTTATTGCCATTCGACTACCTCAATAAGATTCAATTATCCAATATTTATGTCGTTCTTGATACGCTTGTTGAAAACAGCAATTTAAGCAAATGCGTTTCGGATCATTGGATTAATGCAGCAAATGGTCTGATGGCAACCAACGATGAGGAAAAGCAGTTGGCGGCTTTAGACTTGTATAATGCACTTAAATGTAAAGACGAACTTATACAATTATCAAAATCATATAGCGGATTTACCCAAGAATTAAAAGAAAAGTATTGTGAAGTAACAGGTTACAGCAAAATGACCGAAATAGATGTCGTTGATTGTTGGTTGAATGATTGTTATGTAGGTAATCCATACGCAATAAATGCAGTTTTATGTATAGAAGATTTATCTACAATAGTTTATGCCTATAATAACATCATAGAAAATGGTAAGCTGTATGAATTTTTTAATAAAAAGGGTACACTAGTCGTTTGTTATGAATTGTATTTAAATAGACAATTTGATATTGTTTGGAAAGGAGACACAGATAGCAAACAACTCATTACAAGAATAATTGCAGGTCTTATATCCAATCATACTTACATTACCTATAGTGATATGTATGAAATCATTAGGCGAATATTGCTTGAAAAAAAGACAGGAGCCTTGTTTATTGCAAGTTTTGATAGAACATGGGATTTAGAAGATTTATTTCGACGTTTCGATGCAGAATTTGTTGATTTAGAACTTATATCGTCAATGGATATTTTGTTGAGCGAAAAGGAGATAGAAACTTGGTATATAGATAATATTCTCACCACACTCATTAACAAAATTAGAAACGATGCAGATAAAAGGACTTCCATAGCTAAGTACATAGCACGTTATGCAGACACATTTGAGCATTGGGATAAGGAATCACAAAAATTAGAAGATGGAAAAGTAAATTCACAAAATCAACAACTTATTGAGGCTTATCGAAATATCTTAGACCCGAATGTGTCAAAGTACTATAAATATGAGGCTGCGTATGAGTTGTCAAAAAATATTGAATTTGTTCAAAAACAAGATTGTAATCCTCTGATAGATATTGTTAAAGTTTTTTTTGAGGAACTTGATTTAGACAAAATGACATTAGAAAGGGAAACACAAAATTCCTTTACTCTTTCTATGTCTTTACCCAAAATTCCTGTTTTTGTAAAGTTTTTATATTATTTAGGTGCTAAAGATTTACTGAGCTCTTATAGAATAATTTTGGCTAAAACATTGCCAAATGTTTGCTTCACGAGAAATTATGATGTCAAAGATGTGAAGAATATATACAAGTCCGTTATTGGTAGTATTAGCGATGAGGAGAAGAAACAACTTGTAGAATGGTGGAAGTCAAGGGAAGATGATTTTATGAATGTAAGTTCGGATGATATATGTGCCTGTATCACTGATTATGGGATTGAGGCATTGTCATATAAGTTGGAAGAGTATATAGAACAATATAAAGTTAATCAAAATCTTGATTACAGCATTGCAGCTTCCAAGGCATTAGATGTCATATCTGATTACAGTTATTGGGGTATAGACAAGTACCGAGACTTATTCGATTCTCTCAAAGATGATGGTATTACAAGCATAAAGATGAAGTGTAATGCTGTAATGATTGAAAAGTTTAAGGATACAGATGCCATTAAATGGCGGATTGAGTATTTTAGAGAGCATATTATAAAGACCTTCCATAATGACACAGGACATGCTCGTGCGATTTCATATGAGGAGTCCGAAATAATAAGCCCAAATCCACATATGTTCAGATGCTTCATGAGTATAAAAGATAATGAAACGTTGGCTAACCAAATGTCGGATTTGTTCGATTTTGGATTGACATTATGTGAAAACACTGATACATTAGAATACGCACGTTATCTCCTTAACCAAATATATCTTTTCTTCGTGAATTTAAACAATGTTGATTACATTTCTACATTAAGAAAAAAGATAGAGGCTCATAATGCGAAAAGTGTAAGTTATCTCGCTACCAGTATTATGAATAATGCAGAAATGCTGTTTTTAGTAAATGAAAAGATTACCATCGGTAGAGCTATTAAACAATACAACAAATGTATTGAAGAATCATATTTAAATATCCGGAATGACGGTGATTTAAGACGTTATTTTACAGAAATACACTCTGAAGTCCAAAAAGAGATACAAGACCAAGGTATTTACACATTAGTTCGTCCAGATGCTTTAAGTGAAGATTTTATTCAAAGGGAGTTGAAAAATACCATCATTAATAAATGCTGCCAAATGGGATTAGAGGCTGTTCGTGTAGATCGGGAGGTTGCTCTACAAGATAATAAGCGTACAAATATTCTCATTCGATACGGCTTGTGTAATCCTATTATGGTAGAGCTTAAACTACTTCACAATAAAGAAATTCAGGAAGAGAAGAAACGTCGAGAATACAGAAATAAGTTTATTCAGTACACAAATGCAACTGGTACTTGTTTGTCTGTATTTTGGGTGTTTGATGTTCATAGAGAAAGCAGCAAACGTTCTGAATTCGAAAAATTAAGACTAGAGTACAAAGATTTACCTCATACTTCTGTCTTACTGACGGATTGTAAATGTAGTAGTGGTGTTGAAACAGGATTGCCAAAACAAAATACTAAAGTTAAGAAAAACAAGAAAAGCAAGAAATGA
- a CDS encoding helix-turn-helix transcriptional regulator, with translation MEETKDINRIKVVLVEKKRTNKWLAEQLGKDPATVSKWCTNTSQPGLETLLQIAGVLDVDVKDLLHSTKEDAMYIKVPTNLTM, from the coding sequence ATGGAAGAGACGAAAGATATAAATCGAATCAAAGTTGTTCTTGTTGAAAAGAAGCGAACCAACAAATGGCTGGCAGAACAATTGGGCAAGGATCCGGCAACAGTGTCTAAATGGTGTACGAACACTTCGCAACCGGGATTGGAAACACTGTTGCAGATTGCCGGTGTTCTTGATGTTGATGTGAAAGATTTACTTCATTCAACAAAAGAGGATGCTATGTATATTAAAGTTCCAACCAATCTAACGATGTAA
- a CDS encoding helix-turn-helix transcriptional regulator — translation MPKNKNAEYRFMVLDRCFSDFRHKYTIEDLLEKVNDKLYDANGSKSMIMERQLRGDLNAIRKMLPDGIYLEAIPHDGKKCYYRYSEPNFSIYKNELSVAEVQNLRSTIEMLGKYRGLPSNGWLEEVISNLEIRFGVKGNAENLVSFGQNDQLKGIEYLSDIIDATINHQPLDIEYISANGNHHQHTLHPYFVKQYNGRWYLFGLDEKEDRIKSLAFDRIQSMVNNNCAFRKNEKIDFNTYFDNVVGVTVPYEGESNLEVFQLKFSPKRFKYVTSKPIHKSQEIISEEDCIISLQLYHTLELEQQIFSFGPDVEVLSPTWFREAFSKKIAECMKKYFSMQNLCIDNNDLCSVK, via the coding sequence ATGCCCAAAAACAAGAATGCCGAATATAGGTTCATGGTCTTAGACCGATGCTTTAGCGACTTTCGTCATAAATACACTATTGAAGACCTATTGGAAAAGGTCAACGATAAATTATATGATGCAAACGGAAGCAAGTCCATGATTATGGAGCGGCAATTGCGAGGAGATTTAAATGCCATTCGCAAGATGCTCCCGGACGGCATATATCTTGAAGCCATACCGCATGATGGTAAGAAGTGTTACTATCGTTATTCTGAACCGAATTTTTCTATCTACAAAAACGAACTATCAGTAGCAGAAGTGCAGAACCTCCGTTCAACAATAGAAATGTTAGGTAAATACAGAGGTTTACCTTCGAACGGATGGTTGGAAGAGGTTATCTCCAACCTCGAAATTAGATTTGGAGTCAAAGGTAATGCAGAAAATCTTGTTTCTTTTGGGCAGAATGATCAGTTAAAAGGGATTGAATATCTCTCTGACATTATTGATGCGACCATCAACCATCAGCCGTTAGATATTGAATATATTTCAGCCAACGGAAACCATCACCAACATACATTACATCCATATTTTGTTAAACAATATAATGGAAGATGGTATCTGTTCGGGCTTGACGAAAAAGAAGACAGGATTAAGAGTCTTGCCTTTGACCGTATTCAAAGTATGGTAAATAATAATTGTGCATTCCGAAAAAATGAAAAGATTGATTTCAATACATATTTCGACAATGTAGTTGGTGTAACTGTTCCATATGAGGGAGAATCAAACTTGGAAGTTTTTCAATTAAAGTTTTCTCCAAAACGTTTCAAATATGTAACCTCAAAGCCTATACATAAATCACAGGAAATTATAAGCGAAGAGGATTGTATAATTTCACTACAGTTATATCACACATTAGAATTGGAGCAACAGATTTTCTCTTTCGGACCAGATGTGGAAGTCCTTTCACCTACATGGTTTCGCGAGGCTTTTAGCAAGAAAATTGCAGAATGTATGAAAAAATATTTTTCTATGCAGAACCTTTGCATAGACAACAACGACCTTTGCAGTGTCAAATGA